The genomic window CAGCCGATCCTCACCGACATCGTGGACCGGCTGCGGCACCCGATGCCGGAGTCCGCCGAGGCGATGAACGTCGATCTGGACGACGTCCGCGCTTGGGGCCTCGACGTGGCCCTGGTGCTCGACCGGCTGGTCGACGGCGACCTGCGCGGCATGTTCGACGGGCCGACCAGCGTCGGCATCGACCTGGACTCGCCGCTGATCGTCTTCGACCTGTCGCGCATCGACCGCAACTCCATCGCGATGCCGATCCTGATGGCGATCGTCGGGGTGTGGCTGGAGCACACCTGGATCCGCCCCGACCGGAAGAAGCGCATCTTCCTGGTCGAGGAGGCCTGGCACATCATCAACTCGCCCTTCGTGGCACAGCTGTTCCAGCGGCTGCTGAAGTTCGGCCGCCGCCTCGGCCTGTCCTTCGTCGCCGTCGTCCACCACCTGTCCGACGTGGTCGACGGGGCCGCGGCGAAGGAGGCGGCAGCGATCCTGAAGATGGCCTCGACCCGGACCATCTACGCCCAGAAGGCCGACGAGGCGCGCGCCACCGGGCGGGTGCTCGGGCTGCCGCGGTGGGCAGTGGAGATCATCCCGACGCTGACCCCCGGTATCGCCGTATGGGACGTCAACGGCAACGTGCAGGTGGTCAAGCACCTGATCACCGAGTCGGAACGCCCGCTGGTCTTCACCGACCGCGCCATGACCGAGACCTCCGTGCAGCACGCGGCCGGCATCGCGGCGGAGGCGGAGGCGGAAGCCGAGGCAGAAGCCCGCGCGGAGGCCCATGCCGCCGCGCAGATCGCGCTCGCCAAGCAAATGGCCGACGACGCGGTGGCGTGAGATGGCGGCGCAGAAACGCGAGCAGACCGGCGGTCTGCCGGACGGGCTGATCGTCGGCGTCATCGGGTTCCTGCTGGGCGTCACGCTGCTGGTGTGGACGGCGACCGGCATCGCGGCGCTGCTCTCGCACGGGTCGTGGCCGGGCGACGTGCACTTCACCCGCACCCCCAAGGCGATGCGCGCGCTGATCGGGCGGCCGCACGACGTCCCGGCGGCCTGGCCCGACGCGAAGCCCGGCGGGCTGCCCGGAGCGGGCCTGTTCTGGGGCATCTTCATCGGGCAGTTCATGGTGCTGTTCACGCTCGTCGTGTGGGTGCTGAACGTCGTTTCGCGGCTGCGCACCCGCGACCAGCGCCGCCCGCAGACCGCGCCGGCGCCGGCGCCCGCGCCCTCGGCGGTGCCCGCACCGCGGCGCAGGGGCCGCCGCACCGTGCGCGGCGAGCAGCCCGGCACCCCGCACGGCGGGCGGGACAAGGGCGACGGGGACGGTCTGGACGCCTGGTTCCGCTCGGTGCCCCGGGCCGCGCCGCCGCGGGGCGCCGATCCCGTCACCGCGGAACTGCCCGCGGTCGGCGCGACGGCCCCGGCCGTCCGCGAGCCGCGGCCAAGCGTCCTCGACGGCGGCGAGGTCACCCGCACCTACGTCCTGTTCGCCGGACCGCGCGGCGACCAGGCCAAGCGGGTCGTGCAGCCAGCGGTCCTGGCCGCGGCGGGCCCGGCGCTGGTCACCACGGCCGACCCGGACACGTACCACCAGACCGTCGGCAACCGCAGCAAGCTGGGCCCCGTGCACGTCTACGACCCGGCGCACCTGCTCGACGTGCCCGGCCGGCTGCGCTGGGCGCCGCACGGCGGCTGCGAGCGCCCCGGCACCGCCGGAGTACGCGCGGCGGCGCTGCTGGCGGCGCTGCTGGCGGCGCTGCGTCCCGCGCGGGCCGACGAGGCCATCGTGCACACCACCGCGGTGACGCTGCTGCGCTGCTGGCTGCACGCCGCCGCCGTGGACGGCCGCCCCTTCCGGCAGGTCCACCGCTGGGCGGCGGGCGGCGCCGCGGCGGCCGACGCCGTACGCATCCTGCGCACCGACACCGCCGCCGCCTCCGGCTGGAGCGGCGAGCTGGAGTCGGTCCTGCACGCCCACCCCGAACGGCGGGACGCCGCGCAGGCGTTGATCCGGCAGACGCTGGAGCCGCTGAATTCCGTGCACATCCGCGACGCGTGCAATCCGGCGCGTACCGGAGGCCTCGACCTGGAGTCATGGGGCGCGGAAAGGGGAACGCTTTACGTGGTGGGCGAGCGGATCGAGGACCCGCGCACCCACCTGGGTGCGATGCCGCTGCTCACCGCACTCGTCTCCAGCGTGGTCGAGCACGGCCGGCGCATGGCCGCAGGGTCATCCGCCGGCCGGCTCGACCCACCACTGACCTTCGTCCTCGACGACGTCGCCGCCCTCGCGCCCGACCCGGACCTGCCGGCCCTGCTCACCGCGGGCACCGCCGCCGGCCTCCCCACCCTGGCCGTCCTGCGCTCCCCCGAACAGGCCCTGGCCCGCTGGCAGACCCCCGTCTGGCAGCACGCCGACCTCCGCCTGGCCCTCGGCGACGACGCCACGGCCCCGCTCCCCCCGTCGATCCCCGACGCCATCCGCCTCGCCTAGGCCGCCCGCCGCTCTAGGCGATCCGCGCGAGATCAACCGCCCGCACCGCGCCGCGCAGCGGCTCGCCCTTCGCGAACCGCTCGACCTCGTCCACCGCGTATGCGCCGAGGCGCTGGACCTCCGATCCCTGGCACCCGGCGATGTGCGGGGTGAGCAGCACGTTCGGCAGGGTGTGGAGCACGTGGTCCACCGGCAGTGGTTCGGGTTCGGTCACGTCGAGGTAGGCGTCGAGGCGCCCGTCCGCGCAGGCCAGTGCCAGCGCCTCCGTGTCGACCAGCCGGCCCCGGGCGGTGTTGATGACGGCCGCCCCGTCCCGCAGCAGGCCGATCCGCCGGGCGTCGAGCAGGTGCCGGGTCTCCGGCAGGTCGGGGGCGTGGACGGTGACGATGTCGGAGGCGGCGCACAGCTCGTCGAGGTCGACCAGCCGCACTCCGAGGGCCGCGGCGTCCTCCGCCGGGACGTACGGGTCGGCGAGCAGGACGCGGAAGCCGGAGTCGGCGGCGAGCAGCCGGGCGATGACGCCGCGGCCGATGCGTGACGCGCCGATGACGCCGACGACGGCGCCGTCCGCGCCCCGCCGTTCGGGGTAGCCGGGCAGCCGCCCGCGCCGGTAGTCGGCGGCGGCGCCGAGGGTGCGCCGTGCGGCGAGGACCACCGTGGCCATGGTGAAGTCCACCACCGGCCCGGCGTTGGCGTCGGCGGCCGACGACACGGCGATCCCCCGCTCCCACACCTCCGCGTGCACATGGTGCTTGACGGTGCCTGCCGCGTGGATGACCGCGCCGAGCCGGGGCGCGCGGGCCAGCAGGGCGGCGTCGACCTCGGGCGCGCCCCACCCGGTCAGCAGGATGTCCGCGGTGGCGAGCGCCTCGCCGGCCGCCGGTTCGTCCGGGTCGGTGACGAGCAGCGGATGGACGTCGGCCAGCGTGTCGAGCCGGGCGCGCAGCGGTGCCGGAAGGACCAGGTCGAGGATGTCCTGCCGCATCGCCAGCACCAGATTCGGCCGCTCCGCCATGTCTGCCCCTCGGGTGTAATCGGTTACTTCGTGATGCGCTCAGATTAAGCGTGGCCCCGCCACGGGTCAACGTCTTCGATGCGCAAGGGGTTGACCGTGTCGTAGTAACCGGTTTAGTTTCCCCCCACCTTAGGCGTCGAGGAGGACGCGATGGCGATTGCCGAACGGGACACCACCGGCCGCACAGGGGCGGCGGGTGCGTCCGGTGCAGACGGACGGGCCGGACGGAAGAGGCGCGGCGCGCGCCTCGGACGGCTGCGCAGGGACTGGGTGCTGCTGGCGCTCATGGCGCCCGGCGTGGCGTACTTCCTGGTCTTCCACTACGGCGCGCTGGCGGGCAACGTCATCGCGTTCAAGGACTACGTCCCCTTCGACGGACTGTGGGCCAGCCAGTGGGTGGGCCTGGACAACTTCCGGACGATGTTCGGCGACCCGGACTTCTGGTCCGCGGTCGTCAACACCGTCTGGATCGCCCTGCTCCAGCTGGTCTTCTTCTTCCCGGTGCCGATCGCGCTGGCGATGCTGCTGCACAGCCTGACCAGGGACAGCGTCCGCAGGTTCGTGCAGTCGGTGGCGTACCTGCCGCACTTCCTGTCCTGGGTGATCGTGGTCGCGGTCTTCCAGCAGGTGCTCGGCGAGACCGGCCTGCTCAACAACGTGCTGGGCGACGCCCATCTGCACACCGTGAACATCATCGGCAACCCCACGGCGTTCAAGCCGCTGGTCATCGCCGAGGTGATCTGGAAGGACTGCGGCTGGGGCACGATCATCTTCCTGGCCGCGCTCACCCAGGTCGACGAGCAGCAGTACGAAGCCGCCGCGATAGACGGCGCCGGGCCGTGGCGGCGGTTCTGGCACATCACGCTGCCTTCGGTGCGGCCGATCATCGTGCTGCTGCTGATCATGCGGCTCGGCGACATCCTGTCCGTCGGCTTCGAGCAGATGCTGCTGCAGCGCGCCTCGGTCGGCCCGGACGCGGCCGAGGTCATCGACACCTTCGTCTACTACAAGGGCCTGGTCGGCGGCGACTACGGATACGCCGCCGCGGCCGGCCTGTTCAAGGGCGTCGTGGGCGCCGCACTCGTCTTCGCCGCCAACAAGGTCGCACACCGCCTCGGCGAGCAGGGGGTCTACCGATGAGCAGCGCCGCACCGAGCCTCCGCCGGCCGCGAACCGACCCGCGCAAGCCCGCACGGCGCGGCTCCGCCCGGCCCGCGTGGGTCGAGCAGCCGAGACCCGCCACCCAGGTGGCCAAGGCGGTCGCACTGGCCGCGGTCGTCGTGCTGGTCACCGTCCCGTTCCTGATCATCGTCTCGACCAGCCTCGCCTCCAACGCCGAGGTCGTCGCCAACGGCGGCTGGGTGCTGTGGCCGCAGCACCCCACCCTGCGCGCCTACCGCGAGCTCTTCGACGGCGGCATCGTCACCCACGCCCTGTGGGTCAGCGCCGGCGTCACGGTCATCGGCACCGCGGCGAGCCTGGCCTGCACCATCGGCCTGGCCTACGCCCTCAGCCGCCGCGACGTCTTCGGCGGCAAGCCGATCCTGCTGCTGATCCTGTTCACCTTCCTCTTCCCGCCCGGCATGATCCCCGCCTTCCTGCTGGTCAAGGGCCTGCACCTGCTCGACAGCTACGGCTCGCTGGTCGCCCCGGTCCTGATCAACGTCTTCAACCTGGTGGTGCTGCGCGGCTTCTTCCAGTCGGTCCCCGAGGAGCTGTACGAGGCGGCCCGTCTCGACGGCGCCGGCGAGTGGCTGATCCTGCGCCGGATCGTGCTGCCGCTGTCCAAGGCGGCGCTCGCGGTCGTCGGGCTGTTCTACGCGGTCTCGTACTGGAACGCCTGGTTCTACGCCTCGATCTACCTCGACTCCAGCCACTGGCCGCTCCAGCAGGTGCTGCGCACCTACGTCATCGGGGGCTCGCAGCTCGCCGACTCCGCCGCGGGCGACGCCAGCGCGGTGGCCGCGCCGCAGACGATCCAGATGGCGGTGCTCGTGGTGGCCACCGTGCCGATCCTGCTGGTCTACCCCTTCCTGCAGAAGTACTTCGCCAAGGGCGTGCTCACCGGCGCCGTCAAGAGCTAGGCCGTGCCAGACACCGCGGGCCAGGCGGGATCTGTCAGACCCGGCCTGGCAACCACCCCTCAGAAAGGATCCACCGTGAGTACCTCGTCGTTCTCGCGGCGTACGCTGCTGCGCTCGATCGCCGCAGGTGGCGCCGCCGTGGCCGCCCCGTCCGTCCTCACCGCCTGCTCGACCTCGTCGGCCTCGCACGACGTGGGCAACGCGGGGAAGAAGCTCGCCCCCTGGCCGGCGTACGTCCCCTTCGCCGGCCCCGCCCCCGACCTGCCGGGCACCGCAGACGGCATACAGCCCGGCTACCTGTCGTACCCGAAGAACCTGGTCAGCGCGGTCCACGACAAGCCGGGCAAGGGCGAGACGATCAAGGTGATGGCGATCACCTACGGCACCCCGCCCAAGGCGGCCGCACAGAACAAGTTCTGGGCGGCCGTCAACGAGGCGCTCGGGGTGAACATCGAGTTCACCGTCGTACCCGACGCCGACTACATGACCAAGATGGCCACCATGATGGCGGGCAACGACCTGCCCGACGTGATCAACTTCGGCGGCGGCCACACCCTGCCCCGCGAGGCCGACTTCGTGGCCTCCAAGTGCGTCGACCTGTCCGCCTACGTCTCGGGCGACGCCGTCAAGGCGTACCCGAACCTGGCGAACCTGCCGACGTACGTCTGGCAGGACATGGGCCACATCGGCGGCCGCATCTTCGGCATCCCCGTCCAGCGCTCCGCGCCCGGCAACTGCCTGTGGATCAACAACGACGTCTTCACCGCGGCCGGCATGAAGGACGGCTGGACCTCCGACGACTTCGTGGCCGTCGCCAAGAACGCCACCCATGGCAAGAAGTACGGGCTCGGCTCGTCCGCCCCGCTGCTGTTCGGCGAGACCATGCACACCATGGCCTTCGGCGCGCCCCAGGAGTGGAAGCTCGACGGCGGCTCCTTCGTCAGCGCGTACACCACCGACGAGTACCGCGCCGCCCTGGAGTTCATGTCCAAGCTGCGGCAGGCCGGCCTCTACAACCCCAACGTGCTCGGCACCTCCACCGTCGACACCAAGACCTACTTCTACAACGGCACCGTCGCCTCGATGGTCGACGGCTTCGGCGCGCTCAGCACCTCCGTCCCCAGCATCAAGGACGCCTTCGTCCTCGACGCGGCCGTCCCGTACAAGCCGGCCAACGGGGCCAAGCCCGGCATGCAGCGGGCCAAGGGCGCCTGGGGGTACACCGTGCTGAAGAAGACCACGCCCGACCGCGTCAAGCTCATCCTGCGGGTGCTCGACTACCTGGCGGCGCCCTTCGGCACCAAGGAGTACGAGCTCAACCACTTCGGCGTCGAGGGCACGCACTTCACCCGGGACGCGAACGGCTCGCCCATCCCCACCCAGCTCGGCCTGGTCGAGAACCCGGTGCAGCTGCCCATCAAGTACCTGTGCGACGCCCCGCAGGTCCTCTACCTGCCCGGCCGCCCGGACGTCGTCCAGCGCAACCACGCCTGGCAGCTCAAGATCGCCCCGATGCTGGTGCGCAACCCCCGTTTCGGCCTGCAGTCCGCGACCAACAGCCGGGTCGGCGCGTCCATCGACACTCTGCGCACCGACACCGTCGGCTCCATCGTCGCCGGCCGCAAACCGCTCAGCGCCTGGGACGACACCGTCAAGAAGATGCGCAATCTGGGGCTGGACAAGATCGCCGAGGACTATGCCAAGGACTACGCCTCGAACCACTGACATGTACTGACCCCGCGCCGCCGCACCAGGCCCATTACGCTGGGCGGCGGCGCGGTCGCAACGGAGACCGGCACGCCGGGGACATCGGATGGCGGGGATGGCGGAGACTTCACCAGGGCCGGGCACGGTCGGGCCCGGCACGATCGGCGGCAGCGCCCGCCGCGTCACCATCCGCGACGTCGCGGACCGGGCCGGCGTCTCGGTCGCCACGGTCTCGCGGGTGCTGGCCGGCAACTACCCGACATCCGCCGCGGCCCGCGCCAAAGTGCTGCGGGCCGTCAAGGACCTCGACTACGTCATCGACGGCCGCGCCCGGGCACTGGCCGGCACCGGCCCCAAGACGGTCGCCGTCATCGTCTCCTCGGTGGACAGCGCCTTCTACGCCACCGTCGCCCAGGGCGTCGAGCAGGAGGCCGCCGCCCGCGGCCGGCTGTGCATGGTCTGCAGCCACGGCGGCGACGAGGCCCGCGAACTCGCCCTGGTCCAGATGATGCGCGAGCAGCGCTCCGAATTCGTCGTCCTGGTCGGCGGCGCCGTCGAGGACGAGCGCTACCAGGCCCGGCTCACCGAATACGCCCACGGGCTGGCCGCCGCCGGCTCCCGCCTCGTCCTGTGCGGCCGGCCCGCGCCCAGCGCCGACATGCCGGTCCTGGTCGTCGAGTACGACAACGAGGCCGGCGCCTACGCCGTCGTCAGCCACCTGCTCTCCGCCGGCCACCGCGACATCCTCTACCTGGGCACCATGCCGGGCCACACCACCGTCGAACCGCGCATCGCCGGCTACCGCCGCGCCCTCGCCGACCACGGCCTGCCCCCCACCGCGGAGCGCATCGGCGGCGTCGGCCTCGGCCGCGCCCACGGTTACGCCGCCATGCTCCAGATCCTCGCCGACTGCGACGGCCACCCCGCCTTCACCGCCGTCTTCGCCGGCGACGACCAGGCGGCCGCCGGGGCGATGGCCGCCATGCGGGAGTACGGGCTGCGGACGCCGGACGACATCTCCGTCGTCGGCTACAACAACGACGCCCTCG from Streptomyces sp. NBC_01198 includes these protein-coding regions:
- a CDS encoding ATP-binding protein — encoded protein: MLDPLAALTDAFTSFLFGRVESTRLPVRTSTGQAQAVYLPTAAPGLGDSGVIIGREVYSGKGYIYDPFQLYGQQLPAPHWLVLGESGNGKSALEKTYVLRQLRFRDRQVVVLDAQGEDGVGEWNLIARAMGLTPIRLDPMAALDGGIKLNPLDPAITVTGQLALLRTIIEVAMGRGLDERSGFALKVAHAYVAETVTDRQPILTDIVDRLRHPMPESAEAMNVDLDDVRAWGLDVALVLDRLVDGDLRGMFDGPTSVGIDLDSPLIVFDLSRIDRNSIAMPILMAIVGVWLEHTWIRPDRKKRIFLVEEAWHIINSPFVAQLFQRLLKFGRRLGLSFVAVVHHLSDVVDGAAAKEAAAILKMASTRTIYAQKADEARATGRVLGLPRWAVEIIPTLTPGIAVWDVNGNVQVVKHLITESERPLVFTDRAMTETSVQHAAGIAAEAEAEAEAEARAEAHAAAQIALAKQMADDAVA
- a CDS encoding type IV secretory system conjugative DNA transfer family protein, with product MAAQKREQTGGLPDGLIVGVIGFLLGVTLLVWTATGIAALLSHGSWPGDVHFTRTPKAMRALIGRPHDVPAAWPDAKPGGLPGAGLFWGIFIGQFMVLFTLVVWVLNVVSRLRTRDQRRPQTAPAPAPAPSAVPAPRRRGRRTVRGEQPGTPHGGRDKGDGDGLDAWFRSVPRAAPPRGADPVTAELPAVGATAPAVREPRPSVLDGGEVTRTYVLFAGPRGDQAKRVVQPAVLAAAGPALVTTADPDTYHQTVGNRSKLGPVHVYDPAHLLDVPGRLRWAPHGGCERPGTAGVRAAALLAALLAALRPARADEAIVHTTAVTLLRCWLHAAAVDGRPFRQVHRWAAGGAAAADAVRILRTDTAAASGWSGELESVLHAHPERRDAAQALIRQTLEPLNSVHIRDACNPARTGGLDLESWGAERGTLYVVGERIEDPRTHLGAMPLLTALVSSVVEHGRRMAAGSSAGRLDPPLTFVLDDVAALAPDPDLPALLTAGTAAGLPTLAVLRSPEQALARWQTPVWQHADLRLALGDDATAPLPPSIPDAIRLA
- a CDS encoding hydroxyacid dehydrogenase, yielding MAERPNLVLAMRQDILDLVLPAPLRARLDTLADVHPLLVTDPDEPAAGEALATADILLTGWGAPEVDAALLARAPRLGAVIHAAGTVKHHVHAEVWERGIAVSSAADANAGPVVDFTMATVVLAARRTLGAAADYRRGRLPGYPERRGADGAVVGVIGASRIGRGVIARLLAADSGFRVLLADPYVPAEDAAALGVRLVDLDELCAASDIVTVHAPDLPETRHLLDARRIGLLRDGAAVINTARGRLVDTEALALACADGRLDAYLDVTEPEPLPVDHVLHTLPNVLLTPHIAGCQGSEVQRLGAYAVDEVERFAKGEPLRGAVRAVDLARIA
- a CDS encoding ABC transporter permease, whose translation is MAPGVAYFLVFHYGALAGNVIAFKDYVPFDGLWASQWVGLDNFRTMFGDPDFWSAVVNTVWIALLQLVFFFPVPIALAMLLHSLTRDSVRRFVQSVAYLPHFLSWVIVVAVFQQVLGETGLLNNVLGDAHLHTVNIIGNPTAFKPLVIAEVIWKDCGWGTIIFLAALTQVDEQQYEAAAIDGAGPWRRFWHITLPSVRPIIVLLLIMRLGDILSVGFEQMLLQRASVGPDAAEVIDTFVYYKGLVGGDYGYAAAAGLFKGVVGAALVFAANKVAHRLGEQGVYR
- a CDS encoding carbohydrate ABC transporter permease, which produces MSSAAPSLRRPRTDPRKPARRGSARPAWVEQPRPATQVAKAVALAAVVVLVTVPFLIIVSTSLASNAEVVANGGWVLWPQHPTLRAYRELFDGGIVTHALWVSAGVTVIGTAASLACTIGLAYALSRRDVFGGKPILLLILFTFLFPPGMIPAFLLVKGLHLLDSYGSLVAPVLINVFNLVVLRGFFQSVPEELYEAARLDGAGEWLILRRIVLPLSKAALAVVGLFYAVSYWNAWFYASIYLDSSHWPLQQVLRTYVIGGSQLADSAAGDASAVAAPQTIQMAVLVVATVPILLVYPFLQKYFAKGVLTGAVKS
- a CDS encoding extracellular solute-binding protein — protein: MSTSSFSRRTLLRSIAAGGAAVAAPSVLTACSTSSASHDVGNAGKKLAPWPAYVPFAGPAPDLPGTADGIQPGYLSYPKNLVSAVHDKPGKGETIKVMAITYGTPPKAAAQNKFWAAVNEALGVNIEFTVVPDADYMTKMATMMAGNDLPDVINFGGGHTLPREADFVASKCVDLSAYVSGDAVKAYPNLANLPTYVWQDMGHIGGRIFGIPVQRSAPGNCLWINNDVFTAAGMKDGWTSDDFVAVAKNATHGKKYGLGSSAPLLFGETMHTMAFGAPQEWKLDGGSFVSAYTTDEYRAALEFMSKLRQAGLYNPNVLGTSTVDTKTYFYNGTVASMVDGFGALSTSVPSIKDAFVLDAAVPYKPANGAKPGMQRAKGAWGYTVLKKTTPDRVKLILRVLDYLAAPFGTKEYELNHFGVEGTHFTRDANGSPIPTQLGLVENPVQLPIKYLCDAPQVLYLPGRPDVVQRNHAWQLKIAPMLVRNPRFGLQSATNSRVGASIDTLRTDTVGSIVAGRKPLSAWDDTVKKMRNLGLDKIAEDYAKDYASNH
- a CDS encoding LacI family DNA-binding transcriptional regulator; translated protein: MAETSPGPGTVGPGTIGGSARRVTIRDVADRAGVSVATVSRVLAGNYPTSAAARAKVLRAVKDLDYVIDGRARALAGTGPKTVAVIVSSVDSAFYATVAQGVEQEAAARGRLCMVCSHGGDEARELALVQMMREQRSEFVVLVGGAVEDERYQARLTEYAHGLAAAGSRLVLCGRPAPSADMPVLVVEYDNEAGAYAVVSHLLSAGHRDILYLGTMPGHTTVEPRIAGYRRALADHGLPPTAERIGGVGLGRAHGYAAMLQILADCDGHPAFTAVFAGDDQAAAGAMAAMREYGLRTPDDISVVGYNNDALAQDLNPPLTTVNIPAYELGREAVRFALAEEPAHPGAARSTTQSRHLLGTHTVLRQSVRHLS